In Chitinophaga nivalis, a single genomic region encodes these proteins:
- a CDS encoding helix-turn-helix domain-containing protein, which produces MQICFTGIVALLAMIISQSVFAAGLLFFAKYNKLSNRLLATLILSIALGLTDHFMRIAGIYDQRPALYFMPIFYSFGFGPLLYFYVRCLVNQDFKFRRIHLLHFIPVALQFVLYLILAFCTLSFKEWYWENVHQPYSYRIEFDGSWISLSIYLFMSVRLLLRYQRWLQNNFSELSKIKLNWLKTLLIILMILCSQWFIEMLLRDWKGLYFDYDYSVEILGITALVLGVAGIRQSNLTGITYEVADKQAAEDAKTLFEPDPEILNKIREAMEKQQLYLNPGLTLIELAQAIKLNPKVVSRHINAGFKKSFNDFVNGYRVEEVKRKLTPANLERTTIMSIAMDAGFNSKSTFNRIFKELTGMAPSEFNS; this is translated from the coding sequence ATGCAGATATGCTTCACCGGTATCGTTGCATTATTGGCAATGATCATTTCGCAATCTGTTTTTGCTGCCGGCTTATTATTTTTCGCAAAATACAACAAGCTTTCTAACCGACTGCTGGCTACATTGATCCTTTCCATCGCATTGGGTTTGACAGATCATTTTATGAGAATTGCCGGAATTTATGATCAAAGACCGGCGCTTTATTTTATGCCAATTTTTTATTCATTTGGTTTTGGCCCTTTACTCTATTTCTATGTCCGGTGCCTGGTGAATCAGGATTTTAAATTCAGGCGGATACACCTGCTACATTTTATTCCAGTTGCTTTACAGTTTGTATTGTATCTTATATTGGCCTTTTGCACGCTCTCTTTTAAAGAATGGTACTGGGAAAACGTTCACCAACCATACAGTTACAGGATTGAATTTGACGGCAGTTGGATCTCCCTTAGTATTTACTTGTTTATGTCAGTCCGTTTGTTGCTGCGTTACCAACGATGGCTACAAAATAATTTCTCAGAATTATCAAAAATAAAGCTGAACTGGCTCAAAACGCTATTAATTATATTAATGATTTTATGTTCGCAATGGTTTATTGAGATGCTGCTAAGAGATTGGAAGGGTTTATATTTTGATTACGACTATTCAGTAGAAATACTGGGAATTACAGCGCTTGTTCTTGGTGTCGCTGGAATACGGCAATCAAATCTGACCGGAATAACCTATGAGGTGGCTGATAAACAGGCGGCAGAAGATGCAAAGACATTATTTGAACCAGACCCCGAAATATTGAACAAAATCCGGGAGGCCATGGAAAAACAACAATTATATCTTAACCCGGGTTTAACATTGATTGAGCTTGCTCAAGCTATCAAACTAAATCCGAAGGTTGTTTCCCGTCATATTAATGCTGGTTTCAAAAAATCCTTTAATGATTTTGTAAATGGGTATCGGGTTGAAGAGGTTAAACGAAAACTAACTCCCGCCAATCTGGAAAGAACAACCATCATGTCCATAGCAATGGATGCAGGGTTCAATTCCAAATCTACCTTCAACCGCATTTTTAAGGAACTTACCGGTATGGCTCCCTCCGAATTCAATAGCTAA